The proteins below are encoded in one region of Paralysiella testudinis:
- a CDS encoding DUF4230 domain-containing protein, translating into MKKLILWLLPLSLLAVAAWWWLNTQRTPAAQQVMSREAVITQIQSLNRLETTAFQIDSIIRTQQPGHWYNLWQDSQKGLFLVHGSVVAGVDLAQLRPENVHTAADGRIHIELPPVSVFQVNLDNIEVYDLKTGTLGLHPVDTSVFATVQTEARAQILASACRAQILTLANEQAQKHITALFALANQPVNVVPAAVPACNANPKK; encoded by the coding sequence ATGAAAAAATTGATCTTATGGCTGCTGCCATTATCGCTGCTGGCCGTGGCGGCTTGGTGGTGGCTGAACACGCAACGTACACCGGCAGCGCAGCAGGTGATGAGCCGCGAAGCGGTGATTACGCAAATCCAAAGCCTCAACCGCTTGGAAACCACCGCTTTTCAAATCGACAGCATTATCCGCACCCAGCAGCCGGGGCATTGGTATAACCTGTGGCAAGACAGCCAGAAAGGGCTGTTTTTGGTGCATGGCAGCGTGGTGGCGGGGGTGGACTTGGCGCAGTTGCGCCCGGAAAACGTGCACACCGCTGCCGATGGCCGCATCCATATTGAGCTGCCGCCGGTGTCGGTGTTTCAGGTGAATTTGGACAACATCGAAGTATACGACCTCAAAACCGGCACCCTCGGCCTGCACCCCGTGGATACCTCGGTATTTGCCACGGTGCAAACCGAAGCCCGCGCCCAAATTCTGGCCAGCGCCTGCCGTGCGCAAATTTTAACCTTGGCTAATGAGCAGGCGCAAAAACACATCACCGCTTTGTTTGCGCTGGCCAATCAGCCGGTTAATGTGGTGCCGGCGGCGGTGCCGGCGTGTAATGCCAATCCGAAAAAATAA
- the leuS gene encoding leucine--tRNA ligase codes for MQEHYQPSAIEPAAQEKWHNARLFNVSEDASKPKYYCLSMFPYPSGKLHMGHVRNYTIGDVLSRFKLLNGFNVMQPMGWDAFGMPAENAAMKNHVAPAKWTYENIDYMRSQLKSLGFAIDWEREIATCTPEYYRWEQWLFTRLFEKGIVYRKNGTVNWDPVDQTVLANEQVIDGRGWRSGALIEKREIPMYYFKITDYAEELLADLDKLEHWPEQVKTMQRNWIGKSRGMQVRFAVASESKQGLAGDYADYLQVYTTRPDTLMGATYMAVAAEHPLAAAAAQDNPALQAFIAECKAGSVAEADMATMEKKGVPTGRFVVNPLNGDKLEVWIANYVLWGYGDGAVMAVPAHDERDFEFASKYSLPIKQVIAVGDNAFNAGQWQEWYGDKENGVLVNSEKYNGLSFQAAYDAMAADLQAANQGAPKTQYRLRDWGISRQRYWGCPIPIVHCGTCGDVPVPAEQLPVVLPEDVVPDGSGSPLAKMPEFYETSCPKCGGAAKRETDTMDTFMESSWYPFRYMSPAFNQGMVDPQAAQYWGAVDQYIGGIEHAILHLLYARFFTKLMRDEGLVNVDEPFERLLTQGMVVCDTYYREAANGSKDWINPADVDLTFDDKGRPVSAVLKADGLPVVIGGTEKMSKSKNNGVDPQALIEAYGADTARLFMMFASPPEQSLEWSDSGVEGAFRFLRRLWRTVYDYRSSGDIVAAFSGSQEGLSKALKELRFKLHSTIAKVGDDYGRRLQFNTAIAAVMELLNQYDTCVRNGDCSSAEGRAVAQEVLEAAVRLLWPIVPHISEALWQELRPGTALWDAAWPQVDEAALVKSEIEIMVQVNGKLRGKITVAADAPKDAIEAAALATEGAVKFMEGKPAKKVIVVPGRLVNIVV; via the coding sequence ATGCAAGAACACTACCAACCCTCGGCCATCGAGCCGGCCGCCCAAGAAAAATGGCACAACGCCCGTTTGTTTAACGTATCTGAAGACGCAAGCAAACCCAAATATTATTGCTTGTCCATGTTTCCCTATCCCAGCGGCAAGCTGCATATGGGGCATGTGCGCAACTACACCATCGGCGATGTGCTTTCCCGCTTCAAGCTTTTAAACGGCTTTAACGTGATGCAGCCCATGGGTTGGGATGCTTTTGGTATGCCTGCCGAAAACGCAGCGATGAAAAACCACGTGGCTCCGGCCAAATGGACGTATGAAAACATCGACTATATGCGCAGCCAGCTCAAAAGCTTGGGCTTTGCCATTGATTGGGAACGCGAAATCGCCACCTGCACACCGGAATATTATCGCTGGGAGCAGTGGCTGTTTACCCGCTTGTTTGAAAAAGGCATTGTCTACCGCAAAAACGGCACCGTAAACTGGGATCCGGTGGATCAAACCGTGCTCGCCAATGAGCAGGTAATCGATGGGCGCGGCTGGCGCTCGGGCGCGCTGATTGAAAAGCGCGAAATCCCGATGTATTACTTCAAAATCACCGATTATGCCGAAGAACTGCTGGCCGACCTCGACAAACTCGAACATTGGCCCGAGCAAGTAAAAACCATGCAGCGCAACTGGATCGGCAAATCGCGCGGCATGCAGGTGCGTTTTGCCGTAGCCTCTGAAAGCAAGCAAGGCTTGGCGGGTGATTATGCCGATTATCTGCAAGTCTACACCACCCGCCCCGACACCTTGATGGGCGCCACCTATATGGCCGTGGCCGCCGAGCATCCGCTGGCCGCCGCTGCCGCGCAAGACAACCCCGCGCTGCAAGCCTTTATTGCCGAATGCAAAGCCGGCAGCGTGGCCGAAGCCGATATGGCCACCATGGAGAAAAAAGGCGTGCCCACCGGCCGCTTTGTGGTGAACCCGCTCAATGGCGACAAGCTGGAAGTGTGGATTGCCAACTATGTGTTGTGGGGCTATGGCGACGGCGCGGTGATGGCCGTGCCCGCACACGACGAGCGCGATTTTGAGTTTGCTTCCAAATACAGCCTGCCCATCAAGCAAGTGATTGCCGTGGGCGACAACGCCTTTAATGCCGGGCAATGGCAGGAATGGTATGGCGACAAAGAAAACGGCGTGTTGGTGAACAGCGAAAAATACAATGGCTTAAGCTTTCAGGCAGCCTATGATGCCATGGCCGCCGATTTGCAGGCAGCCAATCAAGGCGCGCCGAAAACCCAATACCGCCTGCGCGATTGGGGCATTTCGCGCCAACGCTATTGGGGCTGCCCGATTCCGATTGTGCATTGCGGCACGTGCGGCGATGTGCCCGTGCCTGCCGAACAATTGCCGGTGGTGTTGCCCGAAGATGTGGTGCCCGACGGCAGCGGCTCGCCCTTGGCCAAAATGCCCGAATTCTACGAAACCAGCTGCCCCAAATGTGGCGGCGCGGCCAAGCGCGAAACCGACACCATGGATACCTTTATGGAATCGAGCTGGTATCCGTTCCGCTATATGTCGCCCGCATTCAATCAAGGCATGGTTGACCCGCAAGCCGCGCAATATTGGGGCGCGGTGGATCAATACATCGGCGGCATCGAGCACGCCATTTTGCACTTGCTTTATGCGCGCTTTTTCACCAAGCTGATGCGTGATGAAGGCTTGGTGAATGTAGACGAGCCGTTTGAGCGCCTGCTCACCCAAGGCATGGTGGTGTGCGACACCTATTACCGCGAAGCGGCCAACGGCAGCAAAGATTGGATTAACCCCGCCGATGTGGATTTAACCTTCGACGACAAAGGCCGCCCTGTTTCCGCTGTGTTGAAAGCCGACGGCCTGCCGGTAGTAATCGGCGGCACCGAAAAAATGTCGAAATCGAAAAACAACGGCGTCGACCCGCAAGCGCTGATTGAAGCCTACGGCGCCGACACCGCGCGCCTGTTTATGATGTTTGCTTCACCGCCCGAGCAATCGCTGGAATGGAGCGACAGCGGCGTGGAAGGCGCGTTCCGCTTCTTGCGCCGCCTGTGGCGCACCGTGTACGACTACCGCAGCAGCGGCGACATCGTGGCCGCCTTTTCAGGCAGCCAAGAAGGCTTGAGCAAAGCACTAAAAGAATTGCGCTTCAAGCTGCACAGCACCATCGCCAAAGTGGGCGACGACTACGGCCGCCGCCTGCAATTCAACACCGCCATCGCCGCCGTGATGGAGCTGCTCAACCAATACGACACCTGCGTGCGCAACGGCGATTGCAGCAGCGCCGAAGGCCGCGCCGTGGCGCAAGAAGTGCTCGAAGCCGCCGTGCGCCTGTTGTGGCCGATAGTGCCGCACATCAGCGAAGCCCTGTGGCAAGAGTTGCGCCCCGGCACCGCGCTGTGGGATGCCGCTTGGCCGCAAGTAGACGAAGCCGCGCTGGTGAAATCGGAAATCGAAATCATGGTGCAGGTAAACGGCAAGCTGCGCGGCAAAATCACCGTGGCCGCCGATGCACCCAAAGACGCCATTGAAGCCGCTGCGCTGGCCACCGAAGGCGCAGTGAAATTTATGGAAGGCAAACCGGCCAAGAAAGTGATTGTGGTGCCGGGGCGCTTGGTGAATATTGTGGTGTAA
- the ptsP gene encoding phosphoenolpyruvate--protein phosphotransferase produces MGIVLHGVPVGGGIAIGRAHLVVRGMDEVPHNELTADELPEEVARYEQAIKATRRQLEQLRNAIPENAPTELGAFISLHLMLLSDVALSREPVDLIEAQSINAEWALKQQADKLAEQFDAIDDDYLRERKQDMWQVVERVYKNLRGLDTELAVNEDLEDDAILIAHDLAPADTVYFKDGRIAAFVTDVGGPTSHTAILGRSLDMPSVIALGRARDLISEDEWVIVDGSNGVLIIAPDEIVLAEYRRRMREYKSHKRQLGKLKNTAATTEDEVNIELLGNIESIEDIKQLHKFGADGVGLFRSEFTYLNRDTLPTEDELYAVYTDIVKKLKGKPMTIRTVDLGVDKNPRWFGHSHALNPALGLTGIRLCLAEPVMFRTQMRAILRASAHGPIKMMWPMISSLDEVRQCQTHLQTAKQQLHERDEPFDDAMPVGIMVEIPSAALTINSLLKQVDFISIGTNDLIQYTLAADRGDESVSHLYQPNHPAVLKLLQHVIRAAIKQNKPVSVCGEMAGDEQYTRLLLGMGLRRFSMNPNNLLAVKNRIIHSDTLLLETEVLRLVRNDDPEKARALLKKLNQPAANPT; encoded by the coding sequence ATGGGCATTGTGCTGCACGGCGTGCCGGTGGGCGGCGGCATTGCCATTGGCCGCGCCCATCTGGTGGTGCGCGGCATGGACGAAGTGCCGCACAACGAATTGACAGCAGATGAGCTGCCTGAAGAAGTGGCGCGCTATGAGCAAGCCATCAAAGCCACCCGCCGCCAGCTGGAGCAATTGCGCAATGCCATCCCCGAAAACGCCCCCACCGAGCTGGGTGCGTTTATTTCATTGCATTTAATGCTGCTCAGCGATGTGGCCTTGTCGCGCGAGCCGGTGGATTTGATTGAGGCGCAAAGCATCAATGCCGAATGGGCGCTCAAACAGCAGGCCGATAAATTGGCCGAACAATTCGACGCCATCGACGACGATTACTTGCGCGAACGCAAGCAAGACATGTGGCAAGTGGTGGAGCGTGTTTATAAAAACCTGCGTGGTCTGGATACCGAGCTGGCCGTAAACGAAGACTTGGAAGACGATGCCATTCTGATTGCGCATGATTTGGCGCCGGCCGATACCGTGTATTTCAAAGACGGCCGCATCGCCGCCTTTGTGACCGATGTGGGCGGCCCCACCAGCCACACCGCCATTTTGGGGCGCAGCCTTGATATGCCTTCGGTGATTGCCTTGGGGCGTGCGCGCGACCTGATTAGCGAAGACGAATGGGTGATTGTAGACGGCAGCAACGGCGTGCTGATTATTGCGCCGGACGAAATCGTGTTGGCCGAATACCGCCGCCGTATGCGCGAATACAAAAGCCACAAACGCCAGCTGGGCAAGCTCAAAAATACCGCCGCCACCACCGAAGACGAGGTAAACATCGAGCTGTTGGGCAATATCGAATCCATTGAAGACATCAAACAACTGCACAAATTCGGTGCCGACGGCGTGGGTTTGTTCCGCAGCGAATTCACCTATTTAAACCGCGATACCCTGCCCACCGAAGACGAGCTGTATGCGGTGTATACCGATATTGTCAAGAAGCTCAAAGGCAAGCCGATGACCATCCGCACCGTGGATTTGGGTGTGGATAAAAATCCGCGCTGGTTTGGCCACAGCCATGCCCTTAATCCTGCCTTGGGCTTAACCGGCATCCGCCTGTGTTTGGCCGAGCCGGTGATGTTTCGCACCCAAATGCGCGCCATCCTTCGCGCCAGCGCCCACGGGCCGATTAAAATGATGTGGCCGATGATTTCCTCGCTGGATGAAGTGCGCCAGTGCCAAACCCATCTGCAAACCGCCAAACAGCAGCTGCACGAACGCGACGAGCCGTTTGACGATGCCATGCCGGTGGGCATTATGGTGGAAATTCCCTCCGCTGCGCTCACCATCAATAGCCTGCTCAAACAAGTGGATTTTATTTCCATCGGCACCAACGACTTAATTCAGTACACCTTGGCGGCCGACCGTGGCGATGAAAGCGTGAGCCATCTATATCAGCCCAACCATCCGGCGGTGCTGAAGCTGCTGCAACACGTGATTCGCGCGGCGATAAAGCAGAACAAACCGGTGTCGGTGTGCGGCGAAATGGCGGGCGACGAGCAATACACCCGCCTGCTGCTGGGCATGGGCTTGCGCCGTTTTTCCATGAACCCGAACAACCTATTAGCGGTAAAAAACCGCATCATCCACAGCGACACCCTGCTGCTGGAAACCGAAGTGCTGCGCCTAGTGCGCAACGACGACCCGGAAAAAGCCCGCGCATTACTGAAAAAACTGAACCAGCCCGCGGCTAATCCTACATAA
- a CDS encoding HPr family phosphocarrier protein, producing MLKQEVEIINKLGLHARASSKFTQTAGRFQCEVWVTRKGRRVNGKSIMGLMMLAAAQGTLIELETDGTDEQAAMQTLLDLINDYFGEGE from the coding sequence ATGCTGAAACAAGAAGTTGAAATCATCAATAAACTGGGGCTGCATGCCCGCGCTTCGAGTAAATTCACCCAAACCGCCGGGCGGTTTCAGTGTGAAGTGTGGGTAACGCGCAAAGGGCGGCGGGTAAACGGCAAAAGCATTATGGGCTTAATGATGCTGGCCGCGGCACAAGGCACTTTGATTGAGCTGGAAACCGACGGCACGGATGAGCAGGCGGCCATGCAAACCTTGTTGGATTTGATTAACGATTATTTCGGCGAGGGTGAATAA